The following proteins are encoded in a genomic region of Pyxicephalus adspersus chromosome 9, UCB_Pads_2.0, whole genome shotgun sequence:
- the LOC140338164 gene encoding natural cytotoxicity triggering receptor 3 ligand 1-like — MEFSKWLGEGLKLCFECLMILLLISPLKAAIHIEKMPSPIKAQLGQNVTIPCLLTYDDNQELDLNLTTVGIRWSKITSRGSESNVYVFVNLGHEQYRPGSFIDGSQLKRGNASLTLQHLQKSDEGEYICTVISTPYLASAKAKVQLLAQPMVSLSSTQVIIEPGTENNVTCKVTQFYPEAVQIRWKKYTKGSSIGLPVDRDIYFTGPEENSDGTFNATSLLTVRPSSLEEDGDVYSCTVTHMSFSHDETLVFILTVKEPSTYRILNVGGITSIILLVIIIALLCVIFWGFQGKKQADNKIHKGDIAHSQRRNIIEKGDSSGSDTGSDKYKRENKINQLADMFNTF, encoded by the exons cAATACACATTGAGAAGATGCCGTCACCTATCAAAGCGCAACTGGGACAGAATGTAACAATCCCGTGTTTATTGACTTATGATGATAACCAAGAGCTGGATTTGAATCTGACTACTGTTGGGATTCGCTGGAGTAAGATAACATCTCGTGGAAGTGAGAGTAATGTATATGTCTTTGTAAATCTTGGTCATGAACAATACAGACCGGGATCATTTATAGATGGGAGCCAACTTAAAAGAGGAAATGCCAGTCTCACCTTACAGCATCTACAGAAAAGTGATGAAGGGGAATATATCTGCACAGTGATTTCCACTCCATATTTAGCATCAGCAAAAGCTAAAGTGCAGTTATTAG CACAACCAATGGTCAGTCTCTCTTCGACTCAAGTTATAATTGAACCAGGAACTGAAAACAATGTTACTTGCAAAGTCACCCAGTTTTACCCAGAAGCTGTACAGATTCGGTGGAAGAAGTACACGAAGGGCTCCAGTATTGGATTACCAGTGGACAGAGACATATATTTCACTGGGCCAGAGGAAAACAGTGATGGGACCTTCAATGCCACCAGCCTGCTGACTGTGAGACCCTCCAGCCTGGAGGAAGATGGAGATGTGTATTCCTGTACTGTGACACATATGTCCTTCAGCCACGACGAAACACTTGTCTTTATTCTGACAGTGAAAG AGCCATCCACCTACAGAATACTGAATGTTGGAGGGATaacatcaataatattattagtaataataatagctcTATTATGTGTTATATTCTGGGGATTTCAAG gaaaaaaacaagcagacaataaaatacacaaaggagACATTGCACATTCACAAAGGAGAAATATAATTGAGAAag gaGATTCATCGGGATCAGATACTGGTAGTGACAAATACAAGCGTGAGAATAAGATAAATCAACTTGCAGATATGTTTAACACATTTTAG